GCTGGTGGAGGACAGGGTGGGCATGGTGACGCCCCGCCTGATCTGCATGATCATCAACGAGGCCTGCTATACCCTGCAGGAGGAGACGGCCAGCATCGCTGACATAGATCTCGGAATGAAACTGGGCACTAACTATCCGAGAGGACCATTTGAGTGGGCCAACGAGATGGGCGTGGAGCAGGTGTACCGGGTGCTGGAGGCGGTATATGAAGACACAAAAGACGAGCGCTACAAAATCTGCCCGCTGCTGAAAACCAAGTACCTGAAAGGGGAGAAGTTCTGAAGGTGGGTTAGCCTATATATAAAAAAGGAGGCAGCCATATATGGCTGCCTCCTTTTTTATATATGTGTCAGGCAGGTTTTACTCCACCGTCACAGACTTTGCCAGGTTGCGGGGCTGGTCTACGTTGCAGCCGCGCATCACCGCAATGTGGTACGACAGCAGTTGCAGCGGAATCACAGACAGCAAAGGCATCAGCGGCTCGCTCGTCTCCGGAATCTCGATCACGTAATCCGCCATCGACGGAATGGTCGTGTCGCCTTCTGTCACAACGGCAATCACCTTGCCCTTGCGGGCCTTCACTTCCTGCACATTCGATACAATTTTCTCATACGAGCTGTCCTTTGTCGCGATAACCACCACCGGCATGTGCTCGTCGATCAGGGCGATTGGCCCGTGCTTCATCTCGGCGGCCGGATACCCTTCTGCGTGGATATAGGAGATTTCCTTCAGTTTCAGGGCACCTTCCAGCGCCACCGGGAAATTGTAGCCACGGCCCAGGTACAGGAAGTTGGTTGCGTCCTTGAACACCTCGGAGATTTCCATGATCTGATCGTTCAGCTGCAGGGCAATTTCAACTTTAGTCGGGATGCTCTCCAACTCCACCATCAGCTGGTGAAGCTTGCTCGTCTCTATCATGCCGCGCTTGCTGCCGATGATCATGGCAATCAGCGTGAGCACCGTTACCTGCGCTGTGAAGGCTTTTGTGCTGGCCACCCCAATCTCCGGCCCCGCGTGCGTATAAGCGCCCGCATCCGTGGCGCGGGCAATGGACGAGCCCACTACGTTGCATATACCGAAAATGGTGGCACCCTTCGATTTCGCCAGTTCAAGCGCGGCTAAGGTATCTGCCGTTTCCCCGGACTGGGAGATGGCGATCACGATGTCTTTCTCGGTGATGATCGGGTTGCGGTAGCGGAACTCGGAGGCATACTCCACTTCCACCGGGATGCGGGCGAAGTCCTCGATCAGGTACTCTGCCACCAGGCCCGCGTGCCACGACGTGCCACAGGCCACAATGATGATGCGCTTGGCTTTGACAAACTTGTTCTCATACTCCCGGATGCCGCCCATCATCAGGTGGTCGCTCTCGGCAATCATGCGGCCGCGCATGCTGTCGAGGATAGAGCGCGGCTGCTCGAAAATCTCCTTCAGCATGAAGTGCTCGTAGCCGCCTTTCTCAATCGACTCGAGGGCCATCTCCAGGCGCTGCACATAAGGCGTCTGCTTCACGTCCTCTTTCGTGCGGATGTCAAGTTCCCCGTTGTTGATTACCGCCAGTTCATAGTCATTCAGGTAAACCACCTCGTTGGTGTACTCGATGATAGGCGTGGCGTCGGAGGCCAGGAAAAACTCGCCTTCTCCGATGCCCACTACCAGCGGACTGCCCTTGCGGGCCGCTACCAGCTGGTTCGGGCTGTCCTGCGCCAATACCACAATGGCATAGGCGCCCACCACCTCGTGCAGGGCCAGCCGCACGGCCTCGGGCAGCGTACAGTGGCTGTTGGTGCGGATGTCTTCTATCAGGTTGATGAAGACCTCAGAGTCGGTGTCGGACTTAAAGGTATGGCCCTTCTCTATCAGGAGTTGCTTCAGCGCGGCATAGTTCTCGATGATGCCGTTGTGGATGATGGCGATGTTGCCTGAGGTAGAGTAGTGCGGGTGGGCGTTTATATCGTTCGGCTCTCCGTGCGTGGCCCAGCGGGTGTGGCCCATGCCAATATGCCCGTGCGTATCTATGCC
This window of the Pontibacter russatus genome carries:
- the glmS gene encoding glutamine--fructose-6-phosphate transaminase (isomerizing) produces the protein MCGIVAYVGHREACPVIIKGLKRLEYRGYDSAGVALMNGSLNIYKKKGKVAELEAALMGIDTHGHIGMGHTRWATHGEPNDINAHPHYSTSGNIAIIHNGIIENYAALKQLLIEKGHTFKSDTDSEVFINLIEDIRTNSHCTLPEAVRLALHEVVGAYAIVVLAQDSPNQLVAARKGSPLVVGIGEGEFFLASDATPIIEYTNEVVYLNDYELAVINNGELDIRTKEDVKQTPYVQRLEMALESIEKGGYEHFMLKEIFEQPRSILDSMRGRMIAESDHLMMGGIREYENKFVKAKRIIIVACGTSWHAGLVAEYLIEDFARIPVEVEYASEFRYRNPIITEKDIVIAISQSGETADTLAALELAKSKGATIFGICNVVGSSIARATDAGAYTHAGPEIGVASTKAFTAQVTVLTLIAMIIGSKRGMIETSKLHQLMVELESIPTKVEIALQLNDQIMEISEVFKDATNFLYLGRGYNFPVALEGALKLKEISYIHAEGYPAAEMKHGPIALIDEHMPVVVIATKDSSYEKIVSNVQEVKARKGKVIAVVTEGDTTIPSMADYVIEIPETSEPLMPLLSVIPLQLLSYHIAVMRGCNVDQPRNLAKSVTVE